Proteins from a genomic interval of Arachis hypogaea cultivar Tifrunner chromosome 10, arahy.Tifrunner.gnm2.J5K5, whole genome shotgun sequence:
- the LOC112715209 gene encoding pentatricopeptide repeat-containing protein At4g21065 has product MRLYSKLSSLVHTSQPLNPKIHLCSSTFLSSSSTATQNPVPHIVTKCIALLQFWASSISKLRQIHGYSLRHGVPLHNPDMGKHLIFTIVSLSAPMSYAYHVFAVLHDPNVFTWNTMIRGYAESDDPSPALHFYRKMSVSCVEPDTHTYPFLLKAVAKSLNVREGEAIHSVTVRKGFGSLMFVQNGLLHMYAVCGDTESAHKVFESMVERDLVAWNSVINGFALNGRPSEALTLFREMNTKGLEPDGFTMVSLLSACAELGALELGRRVHVFLLKVGLTENMHVNNSLLDFYAKCGSIREAKQVFGEMRERNVVSFTSLIVGLAVNGFGEEALEFFKEMEEQRVKPSEITFVGVLYACSHCGMLNEGFNYFRRMKDEYGIMPRIEHYGCMVDLLSRAGLVKQAYEYIQNMPMQPNSVIWRTLLGACTIHGHLGLGEIARSHLLKLEPKHSGDYVLLSNIYAAEHRWSDVQTVRRSMLEDGVRKTPGYSMVELGNRVYEFTMGDRSHPQSKDVYALLEKITELLKLEGYVPHTANVLADIEEEEKEQALSYHSEKVAIAFMILNTPPGTPIRVMKNLRVCADCHMAIKLISKVYGREIVIRDRSRFHHFRGGSCSCKDYW; this is encoded by the coding sequence ATGAGACTATACTCAAAGCTCTCCTCATTGGTGCACACATCTCAGCCGTTGAACCCCAAAATTCACCTATGTTCCTCAACCttcttatcatcatcatcaactgcCACACAGAACCCAGTACCCCATATTGTCACAAAATGCATTGCTCTATTGCAGTTTTGGGCATCTTCCATATCCAAACTAAGGCAAATCCATGGATACTCACTTAGGCATGGTGTCCCACTCCACAACCCTGACATGGGCAAGCATCtcatttttactattgtatcccTCTCTGCACCCATGTCTTATGCCTACCATGTGTTTGCTGTATTGCATGACCCAAATGTGTTCACTTGGAACACCATGATAAGGGGTTATGCTGAAAGTGATGACCCAAGTCCTGCACTTCATTTCTACCGTAAAATGTCGGTGTCTTGTGTTGAGCCTGACACTCACACTTACCCTTTTCTTCTCAAGGCTGTTGCCAAGTCTTTGAATGTTAGAGAAGGGGAAGCTATACATTCAGTTACAGTGAGAAAAGGGTTTGGGTCTTTGATGTTTGTTCAGAACGGTTTGCTTCACATGTATGCTGTTTGCGGCGACACAGAAAGCGCACACAAGGTGTTTGAGTCAATGGTGGAAAGAGATCTTGTGGCTTGGAATTCTGTGATTAATGGGTTTGCTCTTAATGGCAGGCCTAGTGAGGCCTTGACACTATTCAGGGAGATGAACACGAAGGGACTGGAGCCGGATGGGTTCACTATGGTTAGCCTTTTATCTGCTTGTGCTGAACTTGGAGCTCTAGAATTAGGACGTAGGGTACATGTGTTCTTGTTGAAGGTAGGATTGACAGAGAACATGCATGTGAACAATTCACTGCTGGACTTTTATGCCAAGTGTGGGAGCATCAGGGAGGCGAAACAAGTTTTTGGCGAGATGAGAGAAAGGAATGTGGTTTCTTTTACTTCTTTGATTGTTGGCTTGGCAGTGAATGGCTTTGGGGAGGAAGCACTTGAGTTTTTCAAAGAGATGGAAGAACAAAGAGTTAAGCCTAGTGAGATTACTTTtgttggtgtcttgtatgcttgCAGCCACTGTGGAATGTTGAATGAAGGGTTTAATTACTTTAGAAGGATGAAAGATGAATATGGAATCATGCCAAGGATAGAACACTATGGCTGCATGGTGGACCTGCTGAGTAGGGCAGGTTTAGTGAAACAAGCATATGAATATATTCAGAACATGCCAATGCAGCCAAATTCTGTTATTTGGAGGACCTTATTGGGAGCATGCACAATCCATGGTCATTTAGGCCTAGGGGAGATAGCTAGATCACACCTTTTGAAGTTAGAGCCTAAACATAGCGGGGACTATGTGCTTCTCTCGAATATTTATGCGGCCGAACACCGTTGGTCGGATGTACAGACAGTAAGAAGATCAATGCTAGAGGATGGTGTTAGGAAAACACCTGGCTATAGCATGGTGGAGTTGGGAAATCGGGTTTATGAGTTTACTATGGGCGACAGGTCTCATCCTCAGAGTAAGGATGTATATGCACTGTTAGAGAAAATCACAGAGTTGCTGAAGTTAGAAGGTTATGTTCCTCACACTGCAAATGTACTTGCAGAcatagaggaagaggagaaggagcAAGCTTTGTCTTATCACAGTGAAAAGGTGGCAATCGCTTTTATGATCCTAAATACACCACCAGGGACCCCAATTAGGGTCATGAAGAACTTGAGGGTTTGTGCAGATTGTCATATGGCTATAAAACTCATATCAAAGGTTTATGGTAGAGAGATTGTTATCAGGGATCGTAGTAGGTTCCACCATTTTAGAGGTGGTTCATGTTCATGTAAAGATTACTGGTAA
- the LOC112715210 gene encoding uncharacterized protein, with product MSMSMSMSSPEVLLKNRFMSFLIWQSIPSTLIFLLFKPFLSSSSSFWPLFTSSLSFLTFHFSLLLFSSTLSLIASPHPRRPAPPLQLAAHLLRFLFIPSDSATPDSAHFRARAKVSLSFVLFAAASAASGLAAAVSLCGLQAIGEGFWMIGRVGLRGFFVGLLFGLHYVLKRRWVLEFPIIQRPPYFSFKMGVPSAGRRALKLSIVASVFSAILLELLPHPFKYIISLQRYFTEQIVFSIATFAIFFCWELTHHLHRVLHTKRSIFAPPKGSAAAETNPTEHLLLALEESDPTSLLRYLAYLDLCMVCEKNVDTWRRAAFFEETGETYKRVIAVCLKPLEQLATIFSEGMGNSVDKPAQLSNQLSSPTDPRIDSKCLEQLQLLQLYTWCSRSVASLTACSRKEDKFGVAQLSGSNAAVISTLISCLLAVENFMGKKTNLQSPHQLLGPAGIRWATMNGGRVDVSSGKRRSGPVNSKAYVIADVLRTSIYQIVSAFHDEMLAGAKASLLEKDWITNGKPAFGTREMLIQKLRLFLDYRAT from the exons ATGTCAATGTCAATGTCAATGTCGTCTCCGGAGGTGTTACTGAAGAATCGTTTCATGAGCTTCTTGATCTGGCAATCCATACCCTCAACCctcatcttcctcctcttcaaacccttcctctcttcttcttcttctttctggcCACTCTTCACTTCCTCCCTCTCCTTCCTCACCTTCCACTTCTCCCTCCTCCTTTTCTCCTCCACTCTCTCCCTCATCGCCTCCCCCCACCCCCGCCGCCCCGCCCCCCCTCTTCAACTCGCTGCCCATCTCCTCCGCTTCCTCTTCATCCCCTCCGACTCCGCCACACCCGACTCCGCCCACTTTCGCGCCCGTGCTAAGGTTTCCTTATCATTCGTGCTCTTCGCGGCCGCCTCCGCAGCTTCTGGTCTGGCGGCAGCGGTGTCCCTATGCGGGCTTCAAGCCATTGGTGAGGGCTTTTGGATGATTGGAAGGGTCGGGTTGAGGGGTTTCTTCGTTGGTTTACTTTTTGGTTTGCATTACGTTTTGAAGCGTCGATGGGTTTTGGAGTTTCCCATCATTCAG CGGCCACCTTACTTCAGCTTCAAAATGGGAGTTCCTTCGGCTGGTAGGCGCGCTCTCAAGCTTTCCATTGTGGCTTCCGTCTTCTCAGCTATTTTATTAGAGCTTCTCCCACATCCATTTAAGTACATCATTTCACTACAGAGATACTTCACCGAGCAGATCGTCTTTTCTATTGCCACTTTTGCTATCTTCTTCTGTTGGGAATTGACTCATCACTTGCACCGG GTTTTACATACAAAGAGATCCATATTTGCACCTCCAAAAGGTTCAGCAGCAGCAGAAACAAATCCAACTGAACATCTCCTTTTAGCTTTGGAGGAGAGTGATCCAACATCTCTTCTACGCTATCTTGCGTATCTTGATCTCTGTATGGTATGCGAAAAAAATGTTGACACTTGGAGGCGTGCAGcattttttgaagaaactggtgaGACTTACAAAAGAGTAATTGCTGTGTGCTTGAAGCCACTGGAGCAACTTGCCACAATATTTAGTGAAGGCATGGGAAATTCTGTTGACAAACCTGCACAGCTATCGAATCAGTTATCCTCTCCAACTGATCCACGAATTGATTCAAAgtgcttagaacaattgcagctTCTCCAG CTTTACACGTGGTGTTCAAGGTCTGTTGCCTCACTGACTGCCTGTTCACGCAAAGAAGATAAGTTTGGGGTTGCTCAGCTCTCTGGGAGTAATGCTGCCGTAATTTCAACGTTGATATCCTGTCTTCTAGCTGTTGAAAATTTCATGGGAAAGAAAACAAACCTGCAGTCCCCGCACCAGCTATTGGGACCTGCCGGTATCAGATGGGCAACAATGAACGGTGGAAGGGTGGATGTTTCATCTGGTAAAAGAAGAAGTGGCCCAGTAAACTCAAAAGCTTATGTTATTGCTGATGTTCTAAGGACTTCAATATACCAAATAGTATCAGCATTCCATGATGAGATGTTAGCTGGTGCTAAAGCAAGCCTTCTTGAGAAGGACTGGATCACCAATGGGAAACCAGCTTTTGGTACCCGTGAGATGCTTATACAAAAGCTACGTCTTTTCCTTGATTATAGAGCTACATAA